The proteins below come from a single Parcubacteria group bacterium genomic window:
- the clpP gene encoding ATP-dependent Clp endopeptidase proteolytic subunit ClpP, with protein sequence MNNLTNQYLIPTVIEKTSQGERAYDIYSRLLKDRIIFLGSSIDDVSANIIIAQLLFLDSQNSKEDIKLYINSPGGSVTAALAIYDTMQFVKIDVSTICVGIAASAAALLLASGAKGKRIALPNSEVMIHQVMGGAQGQATDIDIHAKHILKTKDKLNEILATHTGQPIAKVTIDAERDFFMSATEAKKYGIVDKIIK encoded by the coding sequence ATGAACAACTTAACGAATCAGTATCTTATTCCAACCGTAATCGAAAAGACCAGCCAAGGTGAGAGGGCATATGATATTTATTCACGCCTGCTAAAAGATCGGATAATTTTTTTGGGTAGTTCGATCGATGACGTGTCGGCTAATATTATCATTGCACAACTTTTGTTTTTGGATTCGCAAAATTCCAAAGAAGATATCAAGCTCTATATCAATTCTCCCGGCGGATCAGTCACGGCGGCGCTCGCAATTTATGACACGATGCAATTTGTCAAAATTGACGTCTCAACGATCTGTGTGGGAATCGCGGCTAGTGCGGCGGCGCTGCTGCTCGCTAGTGGTGCGAAAGGAAAAAGGATTGCATTGCCAAACAGCGAAGTGATGATTCATCAAGTGATGGGTGGCGCGCAAGGCCAGGCGACAGACATCGACATCCACGCGAAACATATTTTGAAAACGAAAGATAAGTTGAATGAAATTTTGGCGACGCATACTGGTCAACCAATTGCCAAAGTGACGATTGACGCGGAACGAGATTTTTTCATGAGCGCAACTGAGGCGAAGAAGTATGGAATTGTGGATAAAATCATAAAATAA
- a CDS encoding recombinase family protein yields the protein MESKPKYLMYLRKSTDSEDRQIQSIEDQKKELGRIAKQLNLEIKGVFQENQSAKKPGRPEFNKLMTEIKKGKASGILCWKINRLARNPVDGGEIQWLLQQGIIQSIQTPGREYRSADNVMMMAVELGMASQYIIDLGRDVKRGMLSKAEKGWRPGRAPIGYLNDRGGDQGSKVIHVDDQKFPIVRKMWDLMLTGEYSVSKIVDIANNEWGLRRTTKKGDFKLHETHGYKIFINPFYCGQYDFLGKTYQGKHTPMVRSDEFDHVQRLLGIKTKPQNRHKDLPYRGTIRCGECGCHITTEIKTKRIKSTGNIKSFLYHRCTRKKLDTHCNQKPISFDKINDQIIKKLESVALPESFLGFALKVLSRDNEFEVNNRNIMIENQQKTLKSCQNRIDNLLQVFISPSNGDKELLSEEEFKTQKLSLLKEKSEIEQTLDNLSQRADEWLELTEKTFKFAVYAKENFNAGDYKTKTTILRSLGSSFILKDGILDITLRKQYQIIEKGIETIKAQNPRLELTDFALDKTKTAHKEAVFESLSG from the coding sequence ATGGAAAGCAAGCCAAAATATCTGATGTATCTCCGAAAGTCGACTGACTCAGAAGATCGCCAGATCCAATCAATCGAAGATCAAAAAAAGGAACTTGGCAGAATTGCCAAGCAACTTAATCTTGAAATTAAAGGCGTTTTTCAAGAAAATCAATCCGCTAAAAAACCAGGTCGCCCAGAGTTCAATAAATTGATGACTGAAATAAAAAAGGGCAAAGCAAGTGGAATACTTTGTTGGAAAATAAATCGTCTTGCAAGAAATCCGGTTGACGGAGGCGAAATTCAATGGTTGCTTCAACAAGGAATAATCCAATCAATCCAAACTCCTGGGCGAGAATATCGGAGTGCTGATAATGTGATGATGATGGCCGTCGAACTCGGAATGGCAAGTCAATATATTATCGATCTTGGACGAGATGTTAAACGAGGCATGCTTTCCAAGGCAGAGAAGGGATGGCGACCTGGGCGAGCACCGATTGGATATTTGAATGATAGAGGTGGAGATCAAGGGAGTAAAGTTATACATGTTGATGATCAGAAATTTCCTATCGTTCGCAAAATGTGGGATTTGATGTTAACGGGAGAATATTCGGTTTCTAAAATAGTTGACATTGCCAACAATGAATGGGGGCTTAGAAGAACGACCAAAAAGGGAGATTTTAAACTCCATGAAACGCATGGATACAAAATTTTCATCAATCCTTTCTACTGCGGTCAATATGATTTTTTGGGAAAAACGTACCAAGGAAAACATACTCCCATGGTACGATCTGATGAATTTGACCATGTCCAAAGACTACTGGGGATTAAAACGAAACCACAAAATAGGCATAAGGATCTGCCCTATCGTGGCACTATCCGCTGTGGTGAATGTGGCTGTCACATCACCACAGAGATCAAGACTAAAAGAATAAAATCCACGGGTAACATAAAAAGTTTTCTTTATCACCGTTGCACTCGGAAGAAATTAGACACGCATTGCAACCAAAAGCCCATCTCTTTTGACAAAATCAATGACCAGATCATCAAAAAATTGGAAAGTGTGGCTTTGCCAGAAAGCTTTTTAGGTTTTGCGTTAAAGGTACTAAGTCGAGATAATGAATTTGAAGTCAACAACAGAAATATTATGATTGAAAATCAGCAGAAGACGCTTAAGAGTTGCCAGAATAGAATTGATAACCTATTGCAAGTCTTCATCTCGCCTTCCAACGGAGATAAAGAACTCCTAAGCGAAGAAGAGTTTAAGACGCAAAAACTATCCCTTTTAAAAGAAAAGTCTGAAATTGAACAGACTTTGGACAATTTAAGTCAACGAGCCGACGAATGGTTAGAACTGACGGAAAAAACTTTCAAATTCGCAGTGTATGCAAAAGAGAATTTTAACGCTGGAGACTATAAAACCAAGACTACAATACTGCGATCGCTAGGTTCAAGCTTTATCCTTAAAGACGGAATCCTTGATATTACTTTGAGAAAACAGTACCAAATCATTGAAAAAGGCATAGAAACCATAAAGGCTCAAAACCCAAGGTTAGAACTGACTGATTTTGCTTTAGATAAAACAAAAACAGCCCATAAGGAGGCCGTTTTTGAATCTTTGAGCGGGTAA
- a CDS encoding HU family DNA-binding protein, which produces MNKDALVSAISEKTDLSKKDIEMVLETMIEVITKSLKSGDKVTMTGFGTFKVSNRAAREGINPQTKAKIKIPAMTVPKFTAGKALKEAVK; this is translated from the coding sequence ATCAATAAAGATGCTTTGGTAAGCGCAATCAGCGAAAAGACTGATTTGTCCAAGAAAGACATCGAAATGGTTTTGGAGACAATGATTGAAGTTATCACTAAATCTCTAAAAAGCGGAGATAAGGTAACAATGACCGGTTTTGGAACTTTCAAGGTTTCTAACCGTGCAGCGAGAGAAGGAATCAATCCTCAAACTAAAGCTAAGATCAAAATCCCAGCAATGACCGTTCCTAAATTTACAGCTGGAAAAGCTTTGAAAGAAGCTGTGAAATAA
- the nusA gene encoding transcription termination factor NusA has product MRKLGQIRKPRKAAEEEEAPRGAGDFGSAISALCEEKGISKEKVIETIAAALAAAYKKDYGKKGQNIRAEFDEVSGGAKFYLVKEVVDETTREFVEEKEEGEVEEKRSYETRPSFAEATADEEKLPRFNPERDLTLEQAKKIKKKAVVGDIIETVLPEEKDYGRVAAQTAKQVIIQRIREAERDSMFEEYKNKEGEVISGVVQRVEGRNVFIDIGKSVGVLFPGEQIERENYRIGQRVKVYLAKVDAGTKGPGITLSRVHPEMVRRLFELEVPEIFAGTVEIKAIAREAGERTKVAVASTEEGIDPIGSCVGQKGTRVQAIIEELGGEKIDIILWNEDQAKFISAALSPAKVLRVDLNDVEKKATVVVPEEQLSLAIGKRGQNVRLAAKLTGWKIDIAGVSADEDGKEINNQETVNSEQQGEEKKEEFVAPEVAEDKTEE; this is encoded by the coding sequence ATGCGAAAACTGGGACAAATTCGAAAACCGAGAAAGGCAGCCGAAGAGGAAGAAGCACCGCGAGGCGCGGGTGATTTTGGTAGTGCGATTTCAGCTCTTTGCGAAGAGAAGGGAATCTCAAAAGAGAAAGTGATTGAGACAATTGCGGCGGCCTTAGCGGCAGCTTACAAAAAAGACTATGGCAAAAAAGGCCAGAACATCCGGGCGGAATTTGATGAGGTGAGTGGCGGAGCGAAATTTTATCTCGTGAAAGAGGTGGTTGATGAAACGACACGGGAGTTTGTGGAGGAGAAAGAAGAAGGTGAAGTTGAAGAGAAACGAAGCTATGAGACGAGACCCTCCTTCGCTGAAGCTACGGCGGACGAAGAAAAATTACCGCGTTTTAATCCGGAGCGCGATCTGACTTTGGAGCAGGCAAAGAAAATCAAGAAAAAAGCGGTGGTGGGGGATATTATTGAAACAGTTTTGCCGGAAGAAAAGGATTACGGTCGAGTGGCGGCGCAAACAGCCAAGCAAGTGATCATTCAAAGAATTCGCGAAGCGGAAAGAGATTCGATGTTTGAGGAATATAAGAATAAGGAAGGCGAAGTGATTTCCGGCGTTGTGCAACGGGTGGAAGGCCGGAATGTTTTCATTGATATCGGAAAATCAGTCGGCGTGCTTTTTCCTGGCGAACAGATCGAGCGGGAAAATTATCGCATCGGACAGCGCGTGAAAGTTTATCTGGCGAAAGTAGATGCAGGCACAAAAGGTCCTGGCATCACGCTTAGTCGGGTGCATCCGGAAATGGTGCGGAGACTTTTTGAATTGGAAGTGCCGGAAATTTTTGCCGGAACGGTGGAAATCAAAGCAATCGCGAGGGAAGCAGGTGAGCGCACGAAAGTGGCTGTTGCTTCGACAGAAGAAGGAATTGATCCGATCGGTTCTTGTGTGGGACAAAAAGGGACGAGAGTGCAAGCGATCATTGAAGAATTGGGCGGAGAAAAAATTGACATCATCCTTTGGAACGAAGACCAGGCGAAATTTATTTCCGCCGCGCTTAGCCCAGCCAAAGTTTTGCGCGTTGATCTCAATGATGTAGAGAAAAAAGCGACCGTTGTCGTACCAGAAGAGCAACTATCACTGGCGATCGGCAAGCGCGGACAAAATGTCCGTCTGGCCGCCAAGCTGACCGGTTGGAAGATTGATATTGCGGGAGTAAGCGCTGATGAAGATGGAAAAGAAATCAATAATCAAGAAACAGTGAACAGTGAACAGCAGGGGGAAGAGAAAAAAGAAGAATTTGTTGCGCCAGAAGTGGCGGAAGATAAGACAGAAGAGTAG
- the gpmI gene encoding 2,3-bisphosphoglycerate-independent phosphoglycerate mutase yields MQNIFKPITLVILDGWGLSKQTKGNAIASAKLPTIERLNQLYPHIALQASGISVGIPWGEPGNSEVGHLTLGTGQTLYQNLPRITMSIQNGEFFKNKAFLGAIDHAKKNKSSVHIMGLLGKGGIHSNVDHLYGLLELMHEQKFDRVYLHIFTDGRDCAPTSGVECITDLQKRINIYGVGKIATIGGRYYGMDRNNNWDRIQLAYAAMTDGLGEQITDPLDYLKKSYKQEVFDEYIVPAVVTEDGKPIATVSDNDALIFFNFREDRARQITKAFTLPDFDKFNRRKIANLHFVSMVQYETGLPVNDIAFPIVEVESCLGKILSAEKLTQLRIAETEKFAHVTYFFNGGNEEPFPLEDRVIIPSKDVARFDEAPEMRAQELTDKVCEYVQAQKYDFIVLNYANPDMIGHTGNERAAIIAIETVDRCLDKLIREITQKNGCLLITADHGNVEEMINLKTGEKNTEHSANPVPLWFVTAQNHSSKKSEAIDVNFEVSGLLSDIAPTILDLFGIKKSKEMTGESLLPFLENKK; encoded by the coding sequence ATGCAGAATATCTTCAAACCAATCACACTTGTTATCCTGGACGGATGGGGACTTAGTAAGCAAACAAAAGGCAACGCGATCGCTTCCGCAAAATTGCCCACAATTGAAAGACTAAATCAACTCTATCCCCATATCGCTCTTCAGGCCTCTGGCATTTCAGTCGGAATTCCCTGGGGTGAACCTGGCAATTCAGAAGTGGGCCATCTCACTCTTGGCACAGGACAAACCCTCTATCAAAATTTGCCACGTATCACGATGTCCATACAGAATGGCGAGTTTTTCAAAAATAAGGCATTTCTGGGTGCGATTGATCATGCCAAGAAAAATAAGTCGTCTGTTCACATTATGGGCCTCCTTGGTAAAGGCGGCATCCATTCTAATGTCGACCATCTCTATGGACTTTTAGAACTGATGCATGAGCAAAAATTTGATCGCGTCTATTTGCATATTTTTACCGACGGAAGAGACTGTGCCCCTACTTCAGGAGTAGAATGTATTACGGATCTGCAAAAGAGAATTAATATTTACGGCGTGGGAAAAATTGCCACGATTGGAGGTAGATATTATGGCATGGATCGCAATAACAACTGGGATCGCATCCAATTAGCCTATGCGGCCATGACAGATGGTCTGGGCGAACAGATTACTGACCCCCTAGACTATCTTAAAAAATCCTACAAACAAGAGGTTTTTGATGAATACATCGTTCCAGCTGTCGTGACTGAAGATGGAAAACCGATTGCGACGGTTTCCGATAACGATGCCTTGATTTTTTTTAATTTTCGCGAGGATCGCGCCCGTCAAATCACAAAAGCTTTTACCCTTCCTGATTTTGATAAATTTAATAGAAGAAAGATAGCTAATCTTCATTTTGTCAGTATGGTACAATACGAAACTGGATTACCAGTAAATGACATCGCTTTCCCTATTGTCGAAGTTGAATCCTGTCTTGGAAAAATTCTCTCCGCAGAAAAATTAACCCAACTGAGAATCGCCGAAACAGAAAAGTTCGCCCACGTCACCTATTTTTTCAATGGTGGAAATGAAGAGCCCTTCCCGCTAGAAGACCGCGTCATTATTCCATCAAAAGATGTCGCGCGCTTTGACGAGGCACCTGAAATGCGCGCGCAGGAATTGACAGACAAGGTTTGTGAATATGTGCAGGCCCAAAAGTATGATTTCATAGTTCTTAATTATGCCAATCCCGATATGATCGGCCACACTGGGAATGAACGGGCGGCTATCATCGCCATTGAGACAGTGGATAGATGCCTAGACAAGTTAATTCGAGAAATTACCCAAAAAAACGGCTGCCTACTCATCACGGCCGATCATGGTAATGTAGAAGAAATGATCAACCTCAAAACTGGAGAAAAAAATACCGAACACTCCGCCAATCCAGTTCCACTCTGGTTTGTTACCGCACAAAACCATTCTAGCAAAAAAAGTGAGGCTATTGACGTAAATTTTGAAGTATCCGGACTCCTCAGCGATATTGCCCCAACAATTCTTGATCTTTTCGGAATCAAAAAATCCAAAGAAATGACCGGAGAAAGTTTGTTGCCGTTTCTGGAAAACAAAAAATAG
- the tig gene encoding trigger factor, producing MIKQLPKSRIEVELTVEWSEWEKYIAPAVSEISAEFKFPGFRPGKAPRNLVEQKVGKEMILSHAAEKAISKSYSDFVIKEKLAVLGSPQVEIDKIVENEPLVFKATVAVMPKVTVKDDYKVEIKKINADFQKKTAKVGEEEITLELEKIANSRVKLVTVRRPAAKNDSVEVDFAVSIDGKVIEGGESKNHALVIGKEVFIPGFEDNLIGMNENEEKEFELSFPDSYHKKELAGKAAKFNVKMDLVQERQIPEINDEFALSLGKFKNLSELKKNIQEGLEHENEHKLKEEKHGKYLDAIVKSLEGELPEALVADELNRMAQEFEGQIQSTGMTLDHYLEHLKKDKAELLKDWEPQAEKRIKSAMALKEIAKNEEVKVESAEVEAEMNKTVQYYKNVKDFEKNVDMQRLYSYVKGTLENDKVFEMLEKL from the coding sequence ATGATAAAGCAACTACCTAAATCAAGAATCGAAGTGGAGCTGACTGTGGAGTGGTCGGAGTGGGAAAAGTATATCGCACCAGCTGTTTCTGAAATTTCCGCGGAGTTTAAGTTTCCCGGATTTCGTCCAGGGAAAGCGCCAAGAAATCTTGTCGAGCAAAAAGTGGGCAAAGAAATGATCCTTTCTCACGCGGCGGAAAAAGCGATCAGCAAGAGTTATTCTGATTTTGTTATCAAAGAGAAATTGGCAGTGCTTGGCAGTCCGCAAGTGGAGATTGATAAGATCGTCGAAAATGAGCCGCTTGTTTTCAAAGCAACTGTGGCGGTGATGCCAAAAGTGACTGTCAAAGATGACTACAAAGTGGAGATTAAGAAGATTAATGCTGATTTTCAGAAAAAAACGGCCAAGGTTGGCGAAGAAGAAATTACCCTCGAACTGGAAAAGATTGCTAATAGTCGCGTAAAATTAGTTACGGTGCGGAGGCCGGCAGCGAAAAATGACAGTGTGGAGGTGGATTTCGCGGTGAGTATTGACGGGAAAGTGATCGAAGGTGGAGAGAGTAAGAATCACGCGCTGGTCATTGGCAAAGAAGTGTTTATTCCTGGCTTTGAGGATAATTTAATTGGAATGAACGAAAACGAAGAAAAAGAATTTGAACTTAGTTTTCCTGATAGTTATCACAAAAAAGAGCTAGCGGGAAAAGCGGCAAAATTCAATGTGAAGATGGATCTAGTACAAGAGAGACAGATCCCAGAAATTAATGATGAATTTGCCCTATCTTTAGGAAAATTCAAGAATCTTTCGGAACTGAAGAAAAATATCCAGGAAGGCTTGGAACACGAAAATGAACACAAATTGAAAGAAGAAAAGCACGGAAAATATTTGGATGCAATCGTGAAGAGTCTAGAAGGTGAATTGCCCGAGGCACTCGTCGCTGATGAACTCAATCGGATGGCGCAAGAGTTTGAGGGTCAGATCCAATCGACCGGTATGACACTAGACCACTACTTGGAACATCTGAAAAAAGATAAGGCAGAACTTCTGAAGGATTGGGAACCGCAGGCGGAAAAAAGGATTAAATCGGCCATGGCGCTGAAAGAAATTGCCAAAAATGAAGAGGTGAAAGTAGAATCAGCGGAAGTGGAAGCGGAAATGAACAAAACCGTGCAATACTACAAGAATGTCAAAGATTTTGAAAAGAATGTCGATATGCAGAGATTGTATAGTTATGTGAAGGGAACGTTGGAGAATGATAAGGTGTTTGAGATGCTGGAGAAACTATAA
- a CDS encoding manganese-dependent inorganic pyrophosphatase, producing MKKLIIIGHKNPDTDTVVSSLIAEHYYKNVLKIEAKAYRAGELNNETKFVLAEFMLQAPALLKKAGEKDVFVLVDHNELSQTVDGLNIGQIERIVDHHKLNLQTEAPIFLRTDPIGSTASVLARMYGEAGKKIPTNIAKLMLAGILSDTLNLNSPTTTEVDRKLVKDLNKIAKLNLKQFVADLFSAKSSLRGISLDILITQDYKVFEMGASKVGIAAWETTKPESVLVEKEKILELLAKKKQQEKLDYIVFMLVDIIAQNSTLFIVSEKEQVLLEKVFAGKISGNEMFLPGVVSRKKQIVPPLTESLNK from the coding sequence ATGAAAAAATTAATTATTATTGGCCATAAGAATCCAGATACTGACACAGTTGTTTCTAGTTTGATTGCGGAACATTATTACAAGAATGTTTTAAAAATCGAAGCCAAGGCATATCGTGCGGGAGAGCTTAACAACGAGACGAAATTTGTTTTGGCGGAGTTTATGCTACAGGCGCCAGCGCTACTTAAGAAAGCCGGAGAGAAAGATGTTTTTGTCTTGGTTGATCATAATGAACTTAGCCAGACTGTGGATGGTTTGAACATCGGGCAAATTGAGCGGATCGTTGATCACCATAAGCTCAACCTGCAAACTGAAGCCCCGATTTTTTTGCGTACTGATCCGATCGGGAGTACTGCTTCGGTGCTGGCAAGAATGTACGGCGAAGCGGGAAAAAAAATTCCGACCAACATCGCAAAACTGATGCTGGCGGGAATCTTGTCTGATACTTTGAATTTAAATTCACCAACAACGACGGAGGTGGATAGAAAATTAGTGAAAGATTTGAACAAAATTGCCAAGCTGAATCTGAAGCAATTTGTGGCTGATTTATTTTCTGCCAAATCAAGTCTCAGGGGAATTTCTTTGGATATTTTGATCACACAAGATTATAAGGTATTTGAAATGGGTGCTAGTAAGGTCGGGATTGCTGCTTGGGAAACGACTAAACCGGAAAGTGTTTTGGTGGAGAAGGAAAAAATATTAGAACTGCTTGCGAAAAAGAAGCAACAGGAAAAACTAGATTACATCGTGTTTATGCTGGTGGATATCATTGCGCAAAACAGTACGCTGTTTATTGTCAGTGAAAAAGAACAGGTGCTTTTGGAAAAAGTTTTTGCTGGAAAAATTTCTGGCAACGAGATGTTTTTACCGGGAGTGGTTTCACGAAAAAAACAGATCGTGCCGCCATTGACTGAGAGCCTAAATAAATAA
- a CDS encoding GIY-YIG nuclease family protein, which translates to MLCYVYVLESKKNRDFYKGFTQDINKRLKEHNSGLTESTKNHRPWKLVYCEIFLNKQDAINREKYLKGNWGRKFLKEVLKNYIENR; encoded by the coding sequence ATGTTGTGCTATGTTTATGTCCTAGAGAGTAAGAAAAATAGAGATTTCTATAAAGGGTTTACCCAAGATATAAACAAAAGACTAAAGGAGCATAATTCTGGCTTAACCGAGTCAACGAAAAATCACAGACCATGGAAGCTAGTCTATTGTGAAATATTCCTAAATAAGCAGGATGCGATTAATCGAGAAAAGTATTTAAAGGGCAATTGGGGTAGGAAATTTCTCAAAGAAGTATTGAAAAATTATATAGAAAATAGATAA
- a CDS encoding pilin: MKKNKKIFIILSAAVFFSFLIVEKSQAATCWTGSCKAACSSTEQISTVPGDGCGDGEVCCVPKSADVTNPCVGLADGIFCTTESGKAGTCQGGFCSADSNDDDDDDDDYNSTSTSGWNSSNLTQFGLPDAGGTGDAGYVIYAVLDWLLAVVGAVAIIALVVSGIQYFMVATDEKMMERAKKTMTAAIIGLIVALSGLVAIYAIDLMLRADSLF, encoded by the coding sequence ATGAAAAAAAATAAAAAAATATTTATAATTCTATCAGCAGCCGTTTTTTTTAGTTTTCTGATAGTTGAAAAATCACAAGCAGCAACTTGTTGGACGGGAAGTTGCAAAGCAGCTTGCTCAAGCACAGAGCAAATATCTACTGTTCCAGGCGATGGTTGTGGAGATGGGGAAGTTTGTTGTGTCCCAAAATCGGCGGATGTGACAAATCCTTGCGTGGGCCTCGCGGATGGCATTTTTTGCACAACGGAGAGCGGTAAGGCTGGTACTTGCCAGGGCGGGTTTTGTAGTGCAGACAGCAATGATGACGACGACGATGATGATGATTACAATAGCACATCAACTAGTGGTTGGAATTCATCTAACCTGACACAGTTTGGTCTGCCCGATGCGGGCGGTACTGGCGATGCGGGTTATGTAATTTACGCAGTTTTGGATTGGTTGCTTGCAGTGGTAGGTGCTGTGGCGATAATCGCATTGGTTGTTTCTGGCATCCAATATTTCATGGTGGCAACAGATGAAAAAATGATGGAGCGGGCGAAAAAAACTATGACAGCAGCAATTATCGGTCTAATCGTGGCATTGTCTGGATTGGTCGCGATTTATGCCATAGATTTAATGCTTCGCGCGGACTCTTTATTTTAA
- the rny gene encoding ribonuclease Y, which translates to MEMGLTVLITGILSLGIGSVLGYYARQTIAKKQLSTAEGKALKVEEMAEKKAQEIVLEAKNKAVNILEEAKKKEFDKEEQLLRTEARLDKKEESLEGKIQDVEKEKELLGKKADEVREIRKEAEEARKQELKRLEKIAGLSKEAAKKILLQLTEEESRELLAKRIKSLEIEGRDTLEKKARDIMTGAIQKYAGSHAADVTTSIVAIPSDEVKGRIIGREGRNIKALERLTGIEIIVDDTPEAIVISGFDPIRREIARIAIERLISDGRIHPTKIEEAVEFAKLEINNKIREAGDAAAYDVGVAGLDPKLIHILGRLRYRTSYGQNALLHSLEVAHLSGALAAELGADVSLAKKAGLLHDIGKAIDHEVQGTHVEIGIKILEKFKIGKDIIDAMKSHHEDYPFETPESMIISAADAISASRPGARKDTLENYLKRLEELEAVATSFPEVEKTYAIQAGREIRVFVRPDKIDDLGSIKLSRAIADKIEKELKYPGEIKVNVIRETRVVEYAR; encoded by the coding sequence ATGGAAATGGGTTTAACGGTGCTAATCACCGGTATTTTATCTTTGGGAATCGGGTCAGTCCTGGGCTATTATGCCAGGCAGACAATTGCTAAGAAGCAACTTTCCACAGCGGAAGGCAAGGCCTTGAAGGTGGAGGAAATGGCAGAAAAAAAGGCACAGGAAATTGTGCTAGAGGCGAAAAATAAGGCGGTGAATATCCTAGAAGAAGCCAAGAAGAAAGAATTTGACAAAGAAGAGCAACTCCTCCGGACAGAGGCACGTTTGGATAAAAAAGAAGAAAGCTTGGAGGGAAAAATTCAGGATGTAGAAAAAGAGAAAGAATTGTTAGGTAAAAAGGCGGATGAGGTCAGGGAGATTCGAAAAGAAGCGGAAGAAGCTAGAAAACAAGAATTAAAAAGGCTGGAAAAGATCGCAGGGCTTTCAAAGGAAGCGGCTAAGAAAATTCTTTTGCAACTGACTGAAGAAGAAAGTCGAGAGCTTTTGGCCAAAAGGATCAAATCATTGGAAATTGAAGGACGTGATACTTTAGAAAAGAAAGCGCGTGATATTATGACTGGCGCAATCCAAAAATATGCTGGTTCGCATGCAGCTGATGTGACCACAAGCATTGTTGCAATTCCATCTGACGAAGTGAAGGGTCGGATTATCGGAAGAGAGGGACGAAATATCAAGGCCTTGGAGCGGCTTACGGGGATTGAAATTATTGTCGATGATACGCCGGAAGCGATTGTTATTTCTGGTTTTGATCCGATTCGCAGAGAAATTGCGCGAATTGCGATTGAACGGCTTATCTCTGACGGACGGATCCATCCAACCAAGATCGAGGAGGCAGTGGAATTTGCTAAGTTGGAAATTAATAATAAGATCCGTGAAGCCGGTGACGCTGCTGCTTATGACGTAGGAGTGGCTGGGCTTGATCCGAAACTGATCCATATCTTAGGACGTCTCAGATATCGGACTAGTTATGGCCAAAACGCACTGTTACATTCATTGGAAGTGGCCCATCTCTCTGGAGCATTGGCGGCGGAATTAGGCGCGGATGTGAGTTTGGCGAAAAAAGCGGGACTCTTGCATGACATCGGCAAAGCGATTGATCATGAGGTGCAAGGCACGCACGTAGAAATTGGCATCAAGATTTTGGAAAAATTCAAAATTGGCAAAGACATTATTGATGCGATGAAATCTCACCATGAAGATTATCCATTTGAAACACCAGAATCGATGATTATCTCAGCGGCCGATGCCATTTCCGCTTCACGTCCCGGAGCGAGAAAAGACACGCTGGAAAATTACCTCAAGCGCTTGGAAGAACTGGAAGCAGTGGCGACATCTTTCCCGGAAGTGGAAAAGACCTATGCCATCCAAGCCGGAAGAGAAATTCGCGTATTCGTGCGACCGGACAAAATTGATGATCTGGGTTCAATTAAATTGAGCCGAGCGATTGCCGATAAGATTGAAAAAGAGTTGAAGTATCCAGGTGAAATCAAAGTGAATGTGATTCGCGAAACACGCGTGGTGGAATATGCTCGTTAG